One Bremerella cremea genomic window carries:
- a CDS encoding OprO/OprP family phosphate-selective porin yields MTRWIVIGAVFLAGSFSTAYADFEFPGIGEPPLPMQVTPVPGITAQQAADLQAQIDELKRELAREKLRPMSAPVSTPAEIAPDLSQDVDSLLKWKATVEKEDAKAAAKAALKPSVNVGGRFFLDSAVFSQNQQSVDQVGDAENAIKLRTCWVELKGNVLENTQYRLWFDLSSQVSLLDVYLDFGELPYIQNFRIGHFFEPFSMQQLTPNKYLTFMERSSPFLLGRDLGVMAHSDNADANWTYGIGLFVSEQSNKPPFYQSDEDSSAITGRFTYLPWYDEASDGRGLIHFGVGYSWRHLGDKKLRFRNRPDSALAPFIVDTGNFAATAYNLAGLEAAYAYGSFIMQSEYHYVSADTVDFGAESFDHYYIQASYVLTGENRPYNRRSGSFSNRIVPYENFFRVRTADGCIGRGRGAWEIAYRYAHDNLTSDNIFGGRDYRHLVSLNWYLSPFTRAMFEYDFSQTNDPVASHGDLHVFQMRMQFDF; encoded by the coding sequence ATGACACGATGGATCGTGATCGGAGCCGTGTTTCTTGCCGGAAGTTTTAGTACGGCGTATGCGGATTTTGAATTTCCTGGGATTGGTGAACCACCGTTGCCAATGCAGGTGACACCAGTACCGGGAATAACCGCTCAGCAAGCTGCGGATCTTCAAGCTCAGATTGATGAACTAAAACGCGAGCTGGCTCGTGAGAAACTAAGACCGATGTCCGCACCGGTCAGTACACCGGCAGAGATTGCCCCTGATCTGAGCCAAGATGTCGACTCACTGTTAAAGTGGAAAGCGACGGTTGAAAAAGAAGACGCCAAGGCCGCCGCCAAAGCAGCTTTGAAACCTTCGGTGAACGTTGGCGGTCGATTCTTCCTCGACTCAGCCGTTTTTAGCCAGAACCAACAAAGCGTCGATCAGGTTGGCGATGCCGAAAACGCAATCAAGTTGCGTACGTGCTGGGTGGAACTCAAGGGGAACGTGCTGGAAAACACCCAGTACCGTCTTTGGTTCGATCTTTCCAGCCAAGTCAGCTTGTTGGATGTCTATCTCGACTTTGGGGAACTACCTTACATCCAAAACTTTCGGATCGGACATTTCTTTGAACCGTTCTCGATGCAGCAGCTAACACCCAATAAGTATCTCACGTTTATGGAACGCTCGAGCCCGTTTTTGCTTGGTCGTGATTTAGGTGTGATGGCGCACTCTGATAATGCAGATGCTAATTGGACCTACGGGATAGGGCTGTTTGTTTCCGAGCAAAGCAATAAGCCACCGTTCTACCAAAGCGACGAAGATTCTTCCGCGATCACTGGGCGGTTCACTTACCTGCCTTGGTACGATGAAGCCAGCGACGGGCGTGGCTTGATTCACTTCGGTGTGGGGTATAGCTGGCGACATCTGGGCGACAAAAAACTCCGTTTCCGCAATCGCCCCGACTCGGCACTTGCTCCGTTCATTGTCGATACCGGCAACTTCGCAGCTACGGCATATAACCTCGCCGGTTTGGAAGCTGCTTATGCCTATGGTTCCTTCATCATGCAGTCCGAGTATCACTATGTCTCGGCTGATACGGTGGATTTCGGGGCCGAGTCGTTTGATCATTATTACATTCAAGCCAGCTATGTCCTGACCGGCGAGAATCGACCTTATAACCGACGCTCTGGCTCGTTCTCGAATCGAATCGTCCCCTACGAGAACTTCTTCCGCGTACGTACCGCAGATGGTTGCATCGGTAGGGGACGCGGAGCGTGGGAAATCGCTTATCGGTATGCTCACGATAACTTGACTAGCGACAATATCTTTGGCGGACGCGACTATCGTCACTTGGTTAGTTTGAACTGGTATTTGAGCCCGTTCACGCGAGCGATGTTTGAGTATGACTTTTCCCAAACGAATGACCCGGTTGCTTCTCATGGTGACTTGCACGTATTTCAAATGCGGATGCAGTTCGATTTCTAG
- a CDS encoding ATP-binding protein: MTLVNRVSTFFLVALAVCLIGFSLTMTVFIRHHMLAEFDAHLRSSLNILSAGLEAESDSIKWQPNEHTIELGDEHAQNEIRWILVDEQHQLIDRSDNLTPTDETDATLLQLATKPHASSYDISQQGRWRYLQKLLVASDPAPSESLEFDEFERILVTVARPADQLSADLYRLAILAVALPLVFWSVAALLGRAFCRRALLPVVTMAQQARSTKFNDFSSRLPVSSQRDELADMAEAFNGLLDRLELSFRRQAAFAGDAAHQLKTPLTVLRGQIDVAMLRPRSPAEYQSILQTLSDQTYQLQRIIDSLLMLARDDNERPGDWQTVQFDQWLNEYAQQWSEHQRGSDITWSASPNASLETSPSMLRVVLDNFIDNAAKFSPPGTPIEVCCQPHGKLIEVSVSNQGSTISADDQAKIFEPFFRSQEARRQGISGTGLGLAMVARVAERLGGSVRCDSSTANVTRFVLALPNSTKSMDKVICHATEHNLA; this comes from the coding sequence ATGACCCTTGTCAATCGAGTTTCCACGTTCTTCCTGGTCGCACTCGCGGTATGCCTGATTGGGTTCTCGCTGACGATGACGGTGTTCATTCGTCACCATATGCTGGCTGAATTCGATGCTCACCTGCGGTCCTCGCTGAACATTCTTTCGGCTGGCTTAGAAGCCGAGTCTGACAGCATTAAGTGGCAGCCCAACGAACACACCATCGAGCTAGGAGACGAGCACGCGCAAAACGAAATTCGTTGGATTTTGGTCGATGAACAACATCAACTGATCGATCGCTCGGACAACTTAACTCCAACCGACGAGACCGACGCCACGCTATTGCAATTAGCAACAAAGCCGCATGCTTCGTCTTACGACATTTCCCAGCAAGGAAGATGGCGGTATCTCCAAAAGCTCTTGGTGGCCTCCGATCCAGCCCCTTCCGAATCGCTTGAATTCGACGAGTTCGAGCGAATCCTCGTAACGGTGGCACGTCCGGCAGATCAGCTTAGTGCCGACCTATACCGCCTAGCGATTCTCGCCGTGGCCTTGCCGCTTGTCTTTTGGAGTGTTGCGGCCCTGCTCGGCCGGGCTTTTTGCCGGCGGGCTTTGTTACCGGTTGTTACCATGGCCCAACAAGCACGCAGCACCAAGTTCAACGACTTTTCGTCTCGTTTACCGGTCTCTTCTCAACGCGACGAACTCGCCGACATGGCCGAGGCCTTCAACGGTTTGCTCGATCGCCTAGAGCTATCCTTCCGGCGTCAAGCGGCATTCGCAGGCGATGCAGCGCATCAGCTAAAAACCCCCTTAACGGTACTTCGAGGCCAAATCGATGTCGCGATGCTTCGCCCTAGAAGCCCAGCCGAATACCAATCGATTTTGCAAACGCTGAGCGATCAGACCTATCAATTGCAACGTATTATCGATTCGCTTCTGATGTTGGCGCGCGACGACAACGAACGTCCCGGCGACTGGCAGACTGTCCAGTTCGACCAATGGCTAAACGAGTATGCCCAGCAATGGTCCGAACATCAACGAGGATCAGATATCACTTGGTCTGCTTCGCCCAACGCATCCCTAGAAACCTCGCCCAGTATGCTTCGTGTCGTTCTCGACAACTTCATCGACAACGCCGCCAAATTCAGCCCACCTGGCACTCCGATTGAAGTATGCTGCCAACCGCATGGCAAACTCATCGAAGTCTCTGTCAGCAATCAAGGCTCGACCATTTCCGCCGACGACCAGGCAAAAATCTTCGAGCCCTTTTTTCGCAGCCAGGAAGCACGCCGGCAAGGGATCTCCGGCACTGGCTTGGGACTGGCCATGGTGGCCCGCGTTGCCGAGCGTTTGGGCGGCTCGGTTCGCTGCGATTCCTCGACGGCAAACGTTACTCGCTTTGTGCTCGCCTTGCCAAACTCTACAAAATCCATGGACAAAGTTATTTGCCATGCCACCGAGCACAACCTAGCCTAA
- a CDS encoding response regulator transcription factor, which translates to MSSRILIIEDEPQIADFLFRGLQEEGYSVERAADGPTAWNMLQSGQWDLILLDWWLPGEDGIDVLRKFRGIDRSTPVLFLTARDAVSHRVEGLDAGADDYLAKPFAFAELTARVRALLRRPDQQSGLVLSYRDIRADLGSQKATRDGSSLDLTAKEFSLLCLFLQNPGKILTRTRIFDTVWGDTFDGLSNTIEVHIKELRQKLEQFGHRVIHTRRNRGYLLEDTED; encoded by the coding sequence GTGAGTAGCCGAATTCTTATTATCGAAGACGAACCGCAGATTGCGGACTTCTTATTTCGTGGCTTGCAAGAGGAAGGCTACTCTGTTGAACGAGCAGCCGATGGTCCCACCGCCTGGAATATGCTGCAAAGCGGCCAGTGGGATCTGATTCTCTTAGACTGGTGGCTGCCTGGCGAAGATGGAATCGACGTTTTAAGGAAGTTCCGAGGCATCGATCGCTCGACGCCGGTTTTATTCCTGACCGCGCGCGATGCCGTTTCCCACCGGGTCGAAGGGCTCGATGCAGGTGCCGACGACTATCTAGCCAAGCCGTTTGCTTTCGCAGAATTAACGGCTCGTGTTCGGGCCCTGCTGCGCAGACCCGATCAGCAATCAGGGCTGGTGCTCAGTTATCGCGATATCCGAGCCGACTTGGGTAGCCAGAAGGCGACCCGCGATGGATCGAGTCTTGATCTGACTGCCAAAGAGTTCTCGCTACTGTGCTTGTTTCTGCAGAACCCAGGCAAGATCCTTACCCGCACCCGGATCTTTGATACGGTATGGGGAGACACGTTCGATGGCCTTTCCAATACCATTGAAGTCCACATCAAAGAGCTACGACAGAAGCTGGAACAATTTGGCCACCGCGTCATTCACACTCGCCGCAATCGAGGCTACTTACTGGAAGATACTGAAGACTAA